The genomic segment TGGCAGCGGCCTGCCAACCGTGTCCACGGTGTAGGGTCCAAACACATAGGCCCAGAAGTCGTAGCCGGGCGGACCTGCCCATGACTTGGAGAACTCGTGCTTCTCCTCGCCGACCACCTCCACCTCCGTGTCGCCGACAAAGAGTTGTACTTCGTCTTTGCAGAAGCACAGGTCAGGCATGCCAGTCTCGGATCGGCGCTGGAGGCGGACACCGAAGTAGACCTTGCTCATGTCGCTTTGGTCGAAGAAAGCACCAACCGGACCAGAATAGGTATCTATCTTCGGCACGGCATTGCAAGGAGGCCGTACGACTTCCGTCCAAGCCCACTTGGGCCAGTCCATGCCACTGACGCCGTCGTTAAACACCGCCTCGACCTCGACCAGACCCTCAGCGGCCTTGGTGAAAGTGGCATCAAAGGAGATCACTGCGGACTCGCCACCAGCCAGAGTACCGCTCCAGGAAATAGTCCGGGTCGCGGCATCATAAGTGGCAGTGCCGGCCGTGGCCACAAGAGAAGCCTCGTCAATCTCAACGCCGGTCGGTAGGACGATGGAGCAGGTCGGCGTGCCACTCTCGACACCGTTGTTGAGGATCTCGGCATTGTATGTGACAGTGTCGCAGATGAAGGCTTCTTCAGCGCTGACGCCGAAGTCGAAGGCAATGGTGTAGTTGTAGAAGTTGACGTCGGCCCATGTCCCTGCGGCATCCTCCTCAGCAACCTCCAGGTTGACCCCGTAGGCCACGCCGCTATACGCCGGGTCGCCGGGGCCTAAGATGGTCAGGCCATCGCCCCATAGGTCTAAGCCCCAGAACGGCTGGAGGACATCCAGCAGGCCAGGCCAAGTGCGGAACTTGGTGGTGTAGACCTGGTTCTCTACCGAGGGGATGGTGACGCTGGCGTCGCGGTCCACATAGTATAGCCTGTACTGAGCATCCATTCCCAGACCAGGATAGTAGCCCAGGCTGTCATGGAACTCAGGAACCGCGGCCTCACCACCCACCGTGTAGACGGCTACTGGACCCGCTTCCTTTTGCTCGGCTGCCTCAGGAGCATATACAGCACTCTCCCACAGGTCGGTGCCCCACTTGTTGAAGGCGATGTTGTAGCTCTGGGCGCGGCCAGGCATCACCAAACCAGCCAGTTGGCCTGCTGCTGGGTCCACCGGCCAGCGGACGGGGTCATAGTGCGAGTCCACTAGGAGCAGGTAGCCCTTAGGCCCCATGCTCGGCCCTTCCCAAGTAGTGGCATTCACGGCGTTAACGGTCTTGGCCGTGTTGCGGTACCAGAGGAGCATGCCGGGCGCGTTGTACGGGACGCGGTCCACCATCCACTCTTCTGGGTCGAAGAAGAAGGCGATGCCTGTGTCCGTCGTGCGAGAGGTTGAGTAGGCCCACTTGACACCCTCATCGAAGCCATCGGCGTTCACCCATTCCAGCATGTAGTAGTGCGGGTAGATCATAGTGCCGTCTGTAACGATCCAGCCCGCGCCAGGGACGCCCGCCGGGAAGGCGCCAGGTGTGTTCGTCCACGTGCCCAGGTCGCCGGTCTCGAAGTCCTCACTATCGAATACCACACCATCGGCCAACAGTTCGATGTTGTCCACGAACATGCCGATATCGAGGTATGCGGCATCCGTGCAGTAGCGGAAGGACAGGCGGATATTCTGTCCAGCATAGGCCGACAGATCGAAACGCATCTGGATCCAGCCGTCCGAACTACCGGTGATGCCATATTTCAGGTCACCGTAGTCATGGAGGCGGCCATTGGGATCGGGATAGTCATCAGGGGTAGTGATGCCATCCAGATCAGGCAACTGTACCCAAGTTGCGCCGCCATCGGTGGAGACCTCGATGAAGGCAAAGTCCCAGTCCTCTTCGATGACGTAGTCAGTGTAGAAGGTGAACAGGATCTCGGTGCCAGCCGCGTAGCCTGAGAGATCGATGTCTTTCCAGAGGCGGTAGTCGGCCCAGTCGGCATCATTGTTGCTCCAAGCCATGTAGGTGCCGGCGTAAGGCGTGCCAACTTGGACTACTTGGTCGGGCAAGGTGATGAGCGCGGACTCCAGCGTATCGGCGGGCGGGTTGTGACGCTGACCGAGACGCAGTGTCTCGGCTGGGGAATTGTAATCTATCACGTAAGGCTCATTCCAGCCAAGCACCATCTTGCACCAAGCGCTGAGGTTGGCGGGCCAGGTGCCGAAGAGTTCACCTGAGTGGCTGCCGGTGTTCATCAGTTCCCAGAAGTTCGGGTCAGCATCGCCGCCCCCAGTAACGTCGTATACATCCGGCAAGCCCAGGTCATGGCCGAACTCGTGCACCCACACGCCAATGGCGTTGTCCTCGGGCATCATAGTGTAATGGAGAACTCGAATATCATCACTGGGGTCCTCCGGTGTGCCGCGGTCATCCACCACATAGCCACCCACCGCGTCGTCCACTGAACCACTGTGTGACCAGATAGCGTAACTGCCCTGTGCGCCACCGCCGTCAGCGTAGTCCTTGCCGGCATGGAGGATAAGCAGGTGATCCACAAGGCCATCGCCGTCTGTGTCATAACTAGGCCAGTCGAAGTCGGGGTACAACTCGTTGATGCGATCCACTACATCCACTACGAGTTGCCCTACGCCGCTGGGGAAACGCGGGTTGTCGGGGTGACCATTGCCAGCCACTGAGCCGCCGCACAGGGTGGCACCGTAGTAGGCCTCAGAGTGCGTGACTGTGATCCAGCCGATGAGGTCACCTGTAATGGAAATTTCACCCCCAGAAACCTCATCGTAGTAATTGACAAACGTCTTGCCAGAGATATCAATGCCCGGCAGGCCGTCGGCCCCTGTCAGATCGGGGCGGATGCGCTCGGTCCAGCCCTCGGTGGTGTAGACGATCGCATTGTAGAAATCCGGGCTGAAATCCTCGAGCCAGAGCGTATTGTTATCGCGCGGGCCAGGAGCCGGGATCTCATTGTGCATCGGACCGACCATGGTTACGGTATCGGTGACGCACTCGGTCTCGCGTTCGGGGAATGGTTCGCGGTAGTAGTCTACGAAAGTGTCACTGCCCGCAAACTCGACCAAGACAGTGAGTAGCCTCAGTTCGCCTTGCACTGCTGTTCCTGCTGCCTTGGGGCTGATGCCATCACGGACCAGTTGGATCTCGTTCTGTGCGACGCGCTGGGCCGCCCGGGGGTTGGGGATGTCCGGATGCTTGGCGCGCCAATCGCGCAGGTAAGCCCGTGTCGCAGCCTCAATCTCGGCGGCAGTAGCAAAAGGCCCGATGTAGCCCTCATGGAGCAGCCGTTCGGTAGTAACCTTCGGCGCAACCAGGCGAAGAGGCTTGGGCGGATTGCCTGCCAGTGCTGTCCCTGCCAGCAACATGAACAGCGCCAAGCATAACGCAAAGGTCAGTGCTATCTTCCTCATGTTTTTCTCTCCCTCTAACTCCTATTCTCGTTGGTTCCTATATGCAGAAGACCAAAGAACCCAGATTTTTCTCCCTATCGCATCACCTCCTCCACTTCTCACTTAGGGCGGCCAAAAAAGACGAAGGGCGCGTCACAAACTATCCCTCCATTAGGACAGTGTCACGCGCCGGCAC from the Chloroflexota bacterium genome contains:
- a CDS encoding immune inhibitor A — encoded protein: MRKIALTFALCLALFMLLAGTALAGNPPKPLRLVAPKVTTERLLHEGYIGPFATAAEIEAATRAYLRDWRAKHPDIPNPRAAQRVAQNEIQLVRDGISPKAAGTAVQGELRLLTVLVEFAGSDTFVDYYREPFPERETECVTDTVTMVGPMHNEIPAPGPRDNNTLWLEDFSPDFYNAIVYTTEGWTERIRPDLTGADGLPGIDISGKTFVNYYDEVSGGEISITGDLIGWITVTHSEAYYGATLCGGSVAGNGHPDNPRFPSGVGQLVVDVVDRINELYPDFDWPSYDTDGDGLVDHLLILHAGKDYADGGGAQGSYAIWSHSGSVDDAVGGYVVDDRGTPEDPSDDIRVLHYTMMPEDNAIGVWVHEFGHDLGLPDVYDVTGGGDADPNFWELMNTGSHSGELFGTWPANLSAWCKMVLGWNEPYVIDYNSPAETLRLGQRHNPPADTLESALITLPDQVVQVGTPYAGTYMAWSNNDADWADYRLWKDIDLSGYAAGTEILFTFYTDYVIEEDWDFAFIEVSTDGGATWVQLPDLDGITTPDDYPDPNGRLHDYGDLKYGITGSSDGWIQMRFDLSAYAGQNIRLSFRYCTDAAYLDIGMFVDNIELLADGVVFDSEDFETGDLGTWTNTPGAFPAGVPGAGWIVTDGTMIYPHYYMLEWVNADGFDEGVKWAYSTSRTTDTGIAFFFDPEEWMVDRVPYNAPGMLLWYRNTAKTVNAVNATTWEGPSMGPKGYLLLVDSHYDPVRWPVDPAAGQLAGLVMPGRAQSYNIAFNKWGTDLWESAVYAPEAAEQKEAGPVAVYTVGGEAAVPEFHDSLGYYPGLGMDAQYRLYYVDRDASVTIPSVENQVYTTKFRTWPGLLDVLQPFWGLDLWGDGLTILGPGDPAYSGVAYGVNLEVAEEDAAGTWADVNFYNYTIAFDFGVSAEEAFICDTVTYNAEILNNGVESGTPTCSIVLPTGVEIDEASLVATAGTATYDAATRTISWSGTLAGGESAVISFDATFTKAAEGLVEVEAVFNDGVSGMDWPKWAWTEVVRPPCNAVPKIDTYSGPVGAFFDQSDMSKVYFGVRLQRRSETGMPDLCFCKDEVQLFVGDTEVEVVGEEKHEFSKSWAGPPGYDFWAYVFGPYTVDTVGRPLPISLVVNGSQVWTGNLRPNAVLNLNELYVFSGLYQDIAANPSPGIVRLYAFKPWQEDDPVTWVSGVDYDVWEQISDNVTIPGTGYWALSYRNELADLVDQIKLGYLIRFVPPTGKVNVGPSVLNRFGRQSPNNPDGIEFWYVWPALYGGNVMQRTP